The genomic region TATATCCTACAAAACAACCAACATAAATCAGTCACCATTGTTTgaactttattttaattaatttttttgtcaatatgagGAGCATCTACTatcaaagaataaaaagaaTTGACAGACCCACATAGACAAACAATTGGCAAAACCATCATAACCAATCAGGAAAATATTCTTATAAATCAACCACACCTTCTTGGTAACCGACGAATGACAGCATCATCAAGATCAAATGGCCGATTTGTGGCACCAAGAATAAGGATTCTTTGACTGTCTTTGGACCTCAATCCATCCCAAGCTGCCATGAACTCATTTCTCATTCTTCTAGTTGCCTCATGCTCAAAAGAACCACCACGAGCACCAAGCAAACTATCAACCTACAACATAGAATATTTAACAGGATGATCAAATTCTGGGttcaaaaagaaacaaaaggaacTAGTTTGTTGtacatcattttcttttaattcctcgaaattgaaaacctcacCTCGTCAACAAATATTATGACGGGAGCAAGCTTGCTGGCAAAGGAGAACAAAGCTTTGGTCAGCTTTTCGGCATCTCCAAACCACTGTAtcaaaaaaagttacaaagatAAGCATTTAAAAGCAAAAGTAACCGTCATCCAGAGAAAAGATGGAACATACAAATAATCTTGACAAGGCAAAATAGTTTGTTATTTAGTTTGTGAAAATAAACTCACCACTGCCAGATCTTAGATACTCGAAAGCATACCTTTGATGTTAGAGTAGAACCAGTTATGCTGATAAAGTTTGCCCCAGCTTCTGTTGCAAGTGCCTTGGCAAGAAGGGTCTTCCCAGTTCCAGGAGGCCCAAAAAGTAATATTCCTTTGCAAGGCTAAAAAGGTAGCTCCACTTGATTAGACATTTGCTCAAGAATTAGTGCAAATAATgaacaagaataaaataaataccCGCAATAAGTTTCCATGAGAGAAAAGCTCCGGTCTCCTCATTGGAAGAATAACAAGTTCATTCAGTGCCCTCTTCACGTCCTCCAGAGCACCTACATCATCAAACCTAACACCAATTTCACCAGGAGGCACTACAGCTGAAACAAAGTTGCTCTCATATTCATCCTTTGCTATGTTCTGCAAAATTTTGTACATGTTAAAGGTGAAACAAGAtacaaaaaaactaaaatatgtaACATTTAGTAcgaaaaaattaattacatgCCTTCAAATTTTGAGAAGGCTTCCGAGACAAAGTTTCTTGCTCCTTCAAGCGTGAAATTGCTATTTCAAGGCTTCGTAAAGTAACAAGAGTGTTAAACATCAGGGTAACATAAAACTTTTAAATACTATATATGACAGATGTAACATTTACCTTTCACGTGGCAGATACAATCTTTCACCTTTCACATAAGGAAGAAGGCATGATGACAAGTAATGGTTTTTTGCCCAGCCAACTACTTTCTCAGCTTCTGGGAAAATAAACAAGTAAAACTATTAAATAACACATGATCACAAAATTCTAGGTTTCACATAAAACTGAGTCACTTGCAAAATTCCGGTattgaaaataaaacacaaactagTTGTGACGTTCCAGGAATGCCCTACTCTAGATTCTTTATTGACTGGTGCAGACCCCTAGCATGATTCAAGATAGTGATATCCTCTTTTTTTGATACAGAACAAAAACTTTTTGTAAAGATCAAAAGTTAAAATGGTTATCTTGGCCGTTGACAAGCTATCCACAAACTAAACGAAACTGAAAAATGTTCAAGACACATATTCATATCTTTTGTACGGAATTCAATGCCAACATCCAAATTCATAATAATACATTTCGCTTTTCTATCCATATCTCCCCTGCATATCTAACTTATAAACTTCAAAACTCCATTTTCCAACAGAAACTTagtatttttttccatttcttgACAAGGAAAAATGTTCAAGTTAGGGTTTCTTACTTCTCTTTGTCAAGATTACACCATTGGTATCTACTAGCAATAAGTCCACGCATGAGAGCTCATTTTCCTCAAGAACCTGCAGTAGTTCAAAATAATTCAATACGTCAAGGAGGTTTGAAGAACAAAAAGCCCCCGAAATAGACTAGTAGTAGCACAACTACATTGCACAGTTCTTCACCAGCCACCCATGTGAATTTCACGACTAGAGCATACCTCATGTAATTCATTTAAATTGCTCCTTGCTATCACAATTCTTCCATCTTCTTCAATCTGTTTATTGAATACTCGAAGCTCCTCTTCCtcctacaaaagaaaaaaaggaagaggaaagagaaagaagtgcgaaaccacaaaaaataaataactagtCCACATTTGTATCTGTGTGTATGCTTATACATGTAAAGTATGTAGACACAGTTGTTACACACGTTTATGCTGGAGGAAGACCAATATTTACCTTTGGCGGATATACGCAGAAAACATTTTTGAATAGCTTATAAATTTCATTGTCATCCGATCTCTTTGATCCTTTAAGTCCCTCTGTAAGACGCTTAAGAGAGAGAGGCTTGAAACAGAAATAAGCAATTTGTTAATTGAAGGAAAAAGTACAAAACATAATTTTAGGGAAAACAACACCTATCATCTAAGGAAAAACATGTAAATCTTCAAGGATGAAAACTATATCGAAACCCCaaaagcagaagaagaaaaaaattgatgagCCAAGGATAAGAAAAATAACATTGATGATTTACATGGTTAAATGTTTGTTCCAACAGATAACACATATTTATTCATTACTGTTTGTGCCAAGTATATTGTGCTCCTAAAGAATACAGAGGATTACCAGCTTTGCAAGACGCCCCAAATTTGGAAGTATCATTGTCTAGAGCAGAGTATTTGTAAAGGAAAAGTGTTAGTAATAAACTACAAATGGTTAGCCACTAATCAGAAGCAGGTAAGCAAACAAAACAGATAGATCCAACAAGAAGGAATCCTTAACACTTACAAATTTCTCTTTCTCCTTTGATCCTGATTCAACTTTGTTCTGCCcacaaatcaaaacaacagGACCTGATAACTCGTCAAAAATTTCTTGCACCTTAGCGACAAACTCCTTGCGATCTGACTTGGGAACTGCCCTAGACATCCATTGAGAAGAGTCTGGAAAATAGACAATAAGAGGTTGCTTGGCATGCAAGACCTGCAAGCAATGAAAATCCAGATACAGTTTACAGATGGACAACCTCATGCATCAGAAGACAAAGTTCTTATCTTTTGCTATTGTGTGCCACACCTCACATAGGGCCTCCAGTGCAATATAACAATCCTCAGTCTGCGGGTCAGGAATATGCTCAATTTCCTTAGCTGTATGAAAGGGAAATCTGTCATTGTGTGACTAGAAGAATCACTACCAGAATTTCACCAACATCTTCAGATacatcaaactaaaactaaagcCAATTGTTAGAGAACTGAAAATACGATCCTTTTCACCCATAAGATTCATGCCATGATAATAAGCCACCTGCTATTCAATCCATTGCAGCccattttttcaatttcatcATCCAAAGTATATGTCCTGATTACACTATTACTGGGATTTATTATCACCGATGAAACTCACAATTAAACAATAAAATCCaggaatacaaaaaaaattaggagtacaaaagcaaaaacagaaaatgataaTATGAGCAGCCTGAGTATGAGTAATAACATTATGCAAGCCTAGAATTATAACCATTGAAAAATAAAGACCTACACTTGTATTAAATTGCTTAAATTACATTAATCTACAAGATAATGATGTCATACTTTGATCTGATAGACCATATGCATAATTAAATTACATCAGTTTGCAAATTATGAAGCAAATTGTCTGTATATTGGTCATAACATTCACATGAACAACACAACATGAACTtgtctgtaaaaaaaaaatttgatgaagTCTTAAGCAAACGAAATCACAGCATAAAGTAATCTCCCGAGTCTagaaacaaaaatgaacaaattaaaaaaatccatATTACCATGTATCCAATAAACTGGTGGATCTGCAGGTTGCTCTGCATCTTTCTCCTCTTTAACCACTTCAGTTCCTGCCTTCTGTTTAACATCCAAAATAACAGCAACTCGATCTCCACTCACCTCATATACCTCCCCACGTTGACCCTTTGGTAAAGGCCTGCACAGATTTCAAATTCATCAGAGAAAGTAACAAGATTTCAGAATAATGGATGTACATCAACTGCAGACAAGTATTAACTAACTATACTACTAGAACTACTACGagtattttgaattttctaataGCAAAACAGAAGCGATAAAGCAAGGAAAGAGACTACATGAAAAACAGTTGCATAGCTTCCAAAATCAGACCCTATAAAATTATAGATAGTTACATATACGTACCACATAAAAGCAgcaaacacaaaaagaaaaagaaattctaCCATTAAGTGGGTTATGCGGGGCATAAACTGGTAGAGTCCAAAATATGCTATCGCAAAGTATATGACAAGTTGACAACTAACTTCTAGCAATGCACCCACATAACCTCTAAAAGGAATTGAAACAGTTGCGCTAAATCATGGTTGAAAACCACTAACATCTTTTTACTTAACCCGAATAACCCTCCATACTTAATGATTCTCTAGACTATGGAAGTACAAGGGTCGAACTTAGGTCCAAAGGAGAAAAAAGGTACATGAAAAAGCGAAGGCTTTCTTGAGAAAACCAAATGGAGAAATCTAATAATGTTCTACTGCATTTCTCCCCCCTACACATGACAACTTACCAACCCACCTGCTACGGAAGATGGTATAAGCATTCCTTGGACCATCAGTTGTTGATATCTTCCCCAATAGGACCCTGTATTGCATTATATATGTCAATGTCAGGTGAGGGTGAAGTCAGAGTTCATTTGGGGATGATATCATCCTAAAGGGTTTTGAAAGACAGACCACAGACCACAGAGACGATATTCTAGGCAGCATGCTTGTAAGTTTTCAAACAAGACCTTAAAAATCAGTGGTTCAACACTGTCTCATCCACAGATTCTGGCCAAAAATCCTAGGCCGGTATGAGAAAAACTCATGGGAACTTAACTGAAAAATATGCTAGCTCATTAAATGCCCCCCAAGAAACAGAATTGAAAacataaatatttttagagGATTGACAAAGTTGCATCAAAGACACACAAAAAAATCCTTTGAAGCTCACGATTGGTGCCAAATTAATTCTTCTAACCTAATGCTGCAATATCAATTATACACAACAAATCTGCCAAAAGCCCCTCACCTAGGTGCAAAAGGGATATGCCTAGCCAGAAGCCCCGGAAGGGACCTATAATTTCTTTTCGAATTCCACAAGTTTCATTATCCAAAACAATGGAGAGAAAGTAGCATTCATGAACTTCAAAATACACCTTAACTTCATGAGTTCTCAAAATTTGAAAGTCATCTTTTTATCCAACACCATGAAAAAAAATTCCGTAGTGCAGAAAACGTTTAAGATACTGTGAGATCTTATCAACATGAAATAGagcaaaaaaatgaaagaaatcaTTCAGGACCTCTTATCAGCTTCAACACGTATAGAAGGCCCAATATACTTCACTCGATCTCCTAAAAAAGATGAAGAAGCAAGAATATTGATTTCTTGAGGACAAACAAGAAAAAGTTCTCATATAGAGATGAACATGACATTTGCACAAGAAAAAGTTCTCATATGGAACCTTTCTTTAGCGGTCGTTTGCATTTATCAGAAGACTCAGCAGTTTCTGATTTTGAGGATTCGGATGAACTCTCAGTTTCCCCAGATACCATCTGCCACATACGAACCATAGATCATACATCATGGTTCATACAAAGTATATAAAGAATCCCAATTTATCAATAAGATCACCATTTAATTTTCTGAATCACTGAAATATGCTTAGGGTAGGAGGACTGAGAATACAATAACCCTGATGAAAGCAGACCTTTGCAAAGTCTTCAATAGGAACAAGCTTCTTGAGGGCTGCTTCAGCTCTTGCATGcacatcatcttcatctttatCACTAGAATCTGATTTTGCCTCATTACTACTAGTCCAATCTTCTTCGTTACTCGCAGCATTTTCATCCTCAATCTCTGAATCAGAAGTACTCTCCTCCACACCATCATCATCTGATTCAGATTCGCAATCGTCACCAAAATCCTACTCCAAATTTTAGcagtaattaattattaaaaccaTACTGTGTGAGTATCAGGAGAAGAGGGGGCAGGgttgaaaatataaaagattatttttatttcaatcaTACATAAGGAGAAAGTACACTGCTGTCTAGCACCAAGAGGGGAACTTTGAGATCTTGTGCGAGTGCTCTAACTAATCTTTCACGATAAAGTTCAGTGCCTGCAGATAAACAAGGCAAATGGTAAGCTTATTCAGTTCTACGAAACAATGTCAACTATAAACATTAGCCACTTGAATAACTTTGAAAGGTAATGATTAGATTTGTGAGACCTGTGACCAACCTGGTGAACTCTGAAGCAGTATTTTTCCATTTGAAGATGTCAAACGAGAACCATAAGTTGAAGTAAACTTTTTATGCTTCAAATGGGAAGCAGCACATTCCACCAAAAGGTTTTTGGTAGGTTCActattaaaatgaaaaataaatatataaatcttCTGAGAAGTGATAAACAAGAGATAAGAAAGAGCAATCAAAAACATTAAAGAGAAGCAATTTACTGAATGTAGTAGGGAAATGTATCCCATGACACAGTTATTTTCTCCCACGGAACAATCCTCCTCAAAAACTCATTTTTGAACTTCTCTCGTTTAGTTGAAAAAGGCGACTCTTTCTTTTTACTCTCAATGGTAATCTTTTGACTATTAAGCCACTCCTTTTGATCTTGTTCCCCAAGCAGAGCGTGTGCATCAAAATTCCTCCCATCTTCCTTAGCCTTTTCTTGAGAAGCCCTCCCTTTATCAAGATCAGCATCACCTTTCACTGGTGTTTGATTATCCTCGCTTGCATTCCTTCCATCACCTTCAGAACTGTAGGGACGTAACTGGCTACCCTTCAAACATGGACTGGACCTTACATGCAAACCAGTGCAGCTATAGCCAGGAGCAACACTACGCAACGTGAATGAATCAACGAGACGGCTTCTAATAAAACTAGCATGAAAACAGTGGTTTCCCGAAACTGTATTATGACCTAAAGATTGAGAAGAACCATGAACAGTGTAGGTAGGTGTTGTTGAAtatttggacatttgaagcACCCATCTCTGATTTTTACACTTTATTCTCCTTGCATGCATCATCACTTGTTATTTCCAAATTTTACAGTGCTGCAAAGTATGCTCCAATCAGTTTACAgtagtaattttaaatttgcgagtgcatcaaaattaaaatgtgcGGCATAAGAACCAAATATTGCATGAACTTTGTGGGATATTCAAACATTGTTGCATGCTATAAAATATTCTTTCTAAAATTGTTTTCCTGGGAAATCAAGATTAAATCATGCCTGATAGTATAATATCAACATTTAAACAATGATTTGCAAACTTTTCCAACCAGACGGCTCGCCTAAAACACATTCTTCCCAATCAAAGTTCTAATACATTATTTGCGTTTTCCATTTACCATATAGACGAATTGTATGACAATGCCGTATAACAGAGAAAGTAGTCATATCCATCTGATATTTGCCAGGCTCTAAATATGAATAATATGGAGCAAACTTGTCAATTTTAGATTACAGTGGCAGTGCCCGCCGGTGTACAATTAAATAGCATGAATTTCCGAAAACTTTGACCGTTGCATAAGCTTTCGTCCAACATTCGTGACATTCGAAATCAAAGTTTGCTTCCAACTTCCCTCGCCTcacaaattgaaaataaaaacaaaatcaagaaGCAAGCATCTGGGTAAGTTTTAGAGCTCCGAAAAGCCGATTTCATGCTAACTGCGAAgtaactaaaacaaaccaatCTTAGCAACCAAGGAGAAGTGAGcgacccttttttatttttcaatgcgTAACGAAAAGCAAACAAAcaggaaaacaaaaacatttaatCACTTGAGAATCCATCAATTACAGACAatgagagagcgagagaggtACCTTATGTGAAAGGTCGGTTCAAACCCTAGGTTCGTCGGTGGCCATAAAGGGGAGACAGACACAGAGAGAGGCGGTAAAAGCGTAGGGGAAGCGAAAGATGGTACGGGGCGAccgttttggagaaaatgagaaacAGAGGCTGAGataagatctctctctctctctctctctctctctctctctctaccttctTCTCGCTTGTTTTTCCTGGGATTCCAACCCAGAACCGGGTTTTTCGTAGTTTGGGTGGTTTTTATTAGTTTCGGTTATGATCGTTGGCCTGCACTTGTATGGGTTAGGGTTTCTTGAGAGAAACCGAATGGGCCCAAATTTTGGTTCTCATCAACAATTTTTCCGGCCCAAACCAAAATTCGTGATTCAAATAGAAAATGCACTCATACGAGTTCGAATTCGACACTGCTATCAATCATTGGACAAAGGCGTCTTATTTGTGGTTTGGTTTTTAGTGATGGTCCTTCGGCAACTCAGCAGTTGGGTTTTATATATTTCAAACTCATCAATTTGGTTCATGTTTTAGCCGTCAAAATTGTTCTTGTtttacttcaaaattttcatgtaactgaagGTGATTAGCTCGAATGAAGTTGTTTACGTAGTTAAATGTGAAGTCATGATTTTATTATTCAAGGATTCTACATCAAAGAAATTGTTTATCATCTTTATTAGTTAAGACTCTTGCTTGGCTATGTTTCAAGAGGAAGGTCAACAATAAAGCACAGAACTAGACTGTATTAGTCCTTGGCCTTGCTAtctattttatgtatttgtttgtaattgtCGAAAGAAATTAATTATGTTGTACTTACATAAGTGGCGTCGCGTCGATATGTTAAtctatttttagaacttttcaTTAGCTACATATGTAGTATCTTCATATGAAATCATTTTGAACTTTC from Pyrus communis chromosome 4, drPyrComm1.1, whole genome shotgun sequence harbors:
- the LOC137731230 gene encoding uncharacterized protein isoform X1, which encodes MMHARRIKCKNQRWVLQMSKYSTTPTYTVHGSSQSLGHNTVSGNHCFHASFIRSRLVDSFTLRSVAPGYSCTGLHVRSSPCLKGSQLRPYSSEGDGRNASEDNQTPVKGDADLDKGRASQEKAKEDGRNFDAHALLGEQDQKEWLNSQKITIESKKKESPFSTKREKFKNEFLRRIVPWEKITVSWDTFPYYIHEPTKNLLVECAASHLKHKKFTSTYGSRLTSSNGKILLQSSPGTELYRERLVRALAQDLKVPLLVLDSSVLSPYDFGDDCESESDDDGVEESTSDSEIEDENAASNEEDWTSSNEAKSDSSDKDEDDVHARAEAALKKLVPIEDFAKMVSGETESSSESSKSETAESSDKCKRPLKKGDRVKYIGPSIRVEADKRVLLGKISTTDGPRNAYTIFRSRPLPKGQRGEVYEVSGDRVAVILDVKQKAGTEVVKEEKDAEQPADPPVYWIHAKEIEHIPDPQTEDCYIALEALCEVLHAKQPLIVYFPDSSQWMSRAVPKSDRKEFVAKVQEIFDELSGPVVLICGQNKVESGSKEKEKFTMILPNLGRLAKLPLSLKRLTEGLKGSKRSDDNEIYKLFKNVFCVYPPKEEEELRVFNKQIEEDGRIVIARSNLNELHEVLEENELSCVDLLLVDTNGVILTKRKAEKVVGWAKNHYLSSCLLPYVKGERLYLPRESLEIAISRLKEQETLSRKPSQNLKNIAKDEYESNFVSAVVPPGEIGVRFDDVGALEDVKRALNELVILPMRRPELFSHGNLLRPCKGILLFGPPGTGKTLLAKALATEAGANFISITGSTLTSKWFGDAEKLTKALFSFASKLAPVIIFVDEVDSLLGARGGSFEHEATRRMRNEFMAAWDGLRSKDSQRILILGATNRPFDLDDAVIRRLPRRIYVDLPDVENRKKILSIFLAQENLAPGFQFDKLSEATEGYSGSDLKNLCIAAAYRPVQELLEEEKKDIKSDAATVLRPLNLDDFIQSKAKVGPSISYDASSMNELRKWNEQYGEGGSRRKSPFGF
- the LOC137731230 gene encoding uncharacterized protein isoform X2, which produces MMHARRIKCKNQRWVLQMSKYSTTPTYTVHGSSQSLGHNTVSGNHCFHASFIRSRLVDSFTLRSVAPGYSCTGLHVRSSPCLKGSQLRPYSSEGDGRNASEDNQTPVKGDADLDKGRASQEKAKEDGRNFDAHALLGEQDQKEWLNSQKITIESKKKESPFSTKREKFKNEFLRRIVPWEKITVSWDTFPYYIHEPTKNLLVECAASHLKHKKFTSTYGSRLTSSNGKILLQSSPGTELYRERLVRALAQDLKVPLLVLDSSVLSPYDFGDDCESESDDDGVEESTSDSEIEDENAASNEEDWTSSNEAKSDSSDKDEDDVHARAEAALKKLVPIEDFAKMVSGETESSSESSKSETAESSDKCKRPLKKGDRVKYIGPSIRVEADKRPLPKGQRGEVYEVSGDRVAVILDVKQKAGTEVVKEEKDAEQPADPPVYWIHAKEIEHIPDPQTEDCYIALEALCEVLHAKQPLIVYFPDSSQWMSRAVPKSDRKEFVAKVQEIFDELSGPVVLICGQNKVESGSKEKEKFTMILPNLGRLAKLPLSLKRLTEGLKGSKRSDDNEIYKLFKNVFCVYPPKEEEELRVFNKQIEEDGRIVIARSNLNELHEVLEENELSCVDLLLVDTNGVILTKRKAEKVVGWAKNHYLSSCLLPYVKGERLYLPRESLEIAISRLKEQETLSRKPSQNLKNIAKDEYESNFVSAVVPPGEIGVRFDDVGALEDVKRALNELVILPMRRPELFSHGNLLRPCKGILLFGPPGTGKTLLAKALATEAGANFISITGSTLTSKWFGDAEKLTKALFSFASKLAPVIIFVDEVDSLLGARGGSFEHEATRRMRNEFMAAWDGLRSKDSQRILILGATNRPFDLDDAVIRRLPRRIYVDLPDVENRKKILSIFLAQENLAPGFQFDKLSEATEGYSGSDLKNLCIAAAYRPVQELLEEEKKDIKSDAATVLRPLNLDDFIQSKAKVGPSISYDASSMNELRKWNEQYGEGGSRRKSPFGF